In Pseudomonas sp. DNDY-54, a genomic segment contains:
- a CDS encoding DNA-3-methyladenine glycosylase, whose protein sequence is MNSLTEPPQQYLDERFFDRDAQIVAQDLLGTVIRHCVDGLWLSARIIETEAYYVDEKASHSSLGFSPSRRAMFMPAGHLYLYYSRGGDSLNFSVQGDGNAVCIKAGYPWVDSLSCEESIERMRTNSPAAAGGPRPLTRLCSGQTLLCKALGLTVTEWNAQRMDPRRLRVDDIGARPDIVQTTRLGIPTGRDEHLPYRFVDAGFAGHCTRNPLRRGQVEGEDYVLLRRQQLAS, encoded by the coding sequence ATGAACAGCCTCACCGAACCACCTCAGCAGTACCTCGACGAACGCTTTTTCGATCGGGACGCCCAGATCGTCGCTCAGGATTTGCTCGGAACCGTAATTCGGCACTGCGTCGACGGGCTCTGGTTGTCGGCTCGTATCATCGAAACCGAGGCGTACTACGTCGACGAAAAAGCCAGTCATTCATCGCTGGGCTTCAGCCCGTCGAGACGGGCAATGTTCATGCCGGCAGGCCATCTGTATCTCTATTACTCGCGCGGGGGGGATTCGCTGAATTTCAGCGTGCAGGGCGACGGCAACGCCGTTTGTATCAAGGCCGGCTACCCCTGGGTCGATTCGCTGTCCTGCGAAGAATCCATAGAGCGCATGCGCACCAACAGCCCAGCCGCTGCCGGTGGGCCACGCCCACTCACCCGACTGTGTTCCGGGCAAACGCTGCTGTGCAAGGCGCTGGGCCTTACCGTCACCGAATGGAATGCTCAACGCATGGACCCCAGGCGGCTACGGGTCGACGACATCGGCGCACGCCCAGATATCGTCCAGACGACTCGCCTGGGTATCCCGACTGGCCGTGATGAGCATCTGCCCTATCGCTTCGTAGACGCAGGGTTCGCGGGTCATTGCACGCGGAATCCGCTGCGACGCGGGCAGGTGGAAGGTGAAGATTACGTCCTGTTACGTCGACAACAGCTGGCGAGCTGA
- a CDS encoding flavodoxin: MKVAILSGTVYGTAEDVARHAANLLKAAGFEPWHDPRAQLDQILAFEPDALLIVTATTGMGELPDNFVPLYSAIRDKFPAWQGLPGGVIALGDASYGDTFCGAGELVREMFAELGVREVQDMLRLDASETVTPETDAEPWLEGFVAALRG; this comes from the coding sequence ATGAAAGTTGCCATCCTCTCCGGTACGGTCTACGGCACCGCCGAAGACGTTGCCCGCCATGCCGCCAACCTGCTAAAAGCCGCGGGTTTTGAACCCTGGCACGACCCACGGGCGCAGCTCGATCAAATCCTTGCATTCGAGCCGGACGCGCTACTGATCGTGACGGCCACGACCGGGATGGGTGAGCTACCGGACAACTTCGTTCCGCTGTATTCGGCGATTCGCGATAAATTTCCCGCCTGGCAGGGGTTGCCTGGCGGCGTCATTGCATTGGGCGACGCGAGCTATGGCGATACCTTCTGCGGGGCAGGTGAGCTCGTTCGAGAGATGTTCGCCGAATTAGGTGTTCGCGAGGTACAAGACATGCTGCGGCTCGACGCCAGCGAAACGGTTACGCCGGAAACGGATGCGGAGCCCTGGCTAGAAGGGTTCGTTGCGGCGCTACGCGGCTGA
- a CDS encoding DUF1244 domain-containing protein yields the protein MNDQERTELEAAAFRRLVQHLRSRPDAQNIDLMNLAGFCRNCLSKWYKAAADDLDIDVSIDEAREEVYGMPYAEWKKRYQKEATPEQQAAFDKGQKP from the coding sequence ATGAACGATCAAGAACGCACCGAACTCGAAGCCGCTGCTTTTCGGCGACTGGTCCAACACCTGCGCAGCCGCCCGGACGCTCAGAATATCGACTTGATGAACCTAGCGGGCTTCTGCCGGAACTGCCTGTCGAAGTGGTACAAGGCCGCAGCCGATGACCTCGATATCGACGTCAGCATCGACGAGGCGCGCGAGGAGGTCTACGGCATGCCGTACGCCGAATGGAAAAAGCGTTACCAAAAGGAAGCGACACCAGAGCAGCAGGCCGCTTTTGACAAAGGCCAGAAGCCATGA
- a CDS encoding metallophosphoesterase produces the protein MYRRLLVVVLLIGLHAFVGITLIPDLDVGAVGSVLAWLYLVFSAVLMRYGVLSRGSGSTLLAWSGLLAMGIFSSLAVFSLLRAFVLVLASLSGAATEGLAQKSAQALIVVVVALTLFGLFNARRTARVVRRDIALRNLPPALQGFTIVQLSDIHVGPTIKHGYIDAIVRRVNGLSPDVIAITGDLVDGSVADLSDDIAPLAQLRARHGVYVVTGNHEYYSGVDSWIAEFERLGMRVLLNRHVQLQHGDARLVLAGIADYSAELFRPSHKSDPVAAFAGAPGDVPRILLAHQPRSAKAATEAGCDLQLSGHTHGGQFWPWMHLVRWQQPWVAGLQWADDMQIYISRGTGYWGPPLRFGAPSEITLIRLVSTAT, from the coding sequence ATGTACCGGCGATTATTAGTTGTTGTCTTGCTGATCGGCCTGCATGCGTTCGTCGGAATTACTCTGATTCCCGACCTGGATGTTGGAGCTGTTGGCAGCGTACTAGCATGGCTTTACCTAGTGTTTTCCGCGGTATTGATGCGCTATGGCGTGCTGTCTCGAGGATCGGGCAGCACGCTGCTGGCGTGGTCTGGGCTGTTGGCGATGGGGATCTTCTCTAGCCTGGCAGTGTTCTCTTTATTGCGAGCCTTCGTGCTGGTGCTGGCATCACTGTCGGGAGCGGCTACTGAAGGCCTTGCACAAAAATCAGCACAGGCCCTCATTGTGGTCGTCGTCGCGCTGACACTGTTCGGCCTATTCAACGCGCGGCGCACCGCTCGGGTGGTGCGGCGGGATATTGCGTTGAGGAATTTGCCACCGGCATTGCAGGGCTTCACCATCGTTCAGCTCAGTGACATTCATGTCGGGCCGACAATCAAGCATGGCTATATCGATGCGATCGTCAGACGGGTCAATGGGCTCTCGCCTGATGTAATCGCGATCACCGGTGATCTGGTGGATGGCAGCGTGGCTGACCTTTCGGACGACATCGCGCCGCTGGCGCAGCTGCGAGCGCGTCATGGCGTGTACGTGGTCACGGGCAACCATGAGTACTACTCGGGCGTGGACAGCTGGATCGCCGAGTTCGAGCGGCTGGGCATGCGCGTGCTGCTCAACCGTCATGTTCAGCTCCAGCATGGCGACGCGCGACTGGTGCTGGCGGGCATCGCTGACTATTCGGCTGAACTGTTCCGGCCCAGTCACAAGAGTGATCCGGTCGCGGCATTTGCCGGTGCGCCCGGAGACGTCCCGCGCATCCTACTGGCGCACCAGCCGCGCTCGGCGAAAGCGGCAACAGAGGCGGGCTGCGATCTGCAATTGTCCGGGCACACGCACGGGGGCCAGTTCTGGCCTTGGATGCACCTCGTGCGCTGGCAGCAGCCTTGGGTAGCCGGTCTTCAGTGGGCTGACGATATGCAGATCTACATCAGTCGCGGCACGGGTTACTGGGGGCCGCCGCTGCGTTTCGGAGCGCCCTCGGAAATTACCCTCATACGTCTGGTGAGCACGGCAACATAG
- a CDS encoding NADH:flavin oxidoreductase, giving the protein MNAAVNALFEPFQLGNLQLPTRVVMAPMTRSFSPNGVPTADVVEYYRRRAASGVGLIITEGTTVGHKAANGYPHVPRFYGEDALAGWKTVVEAVHAAGGKIVPQLWHVGNVRRKGTEPEPEVPAYGPMEKLKDGEVVVHGMTKQDIQDVIAAFAQAAVDAKAIGMDGVEIHGAHGYLVDQFFWEGSNQRTDEYGGSLANRSRFAIELVEAVRAAVGADFPIILRFSQWKQQDYTARLVTTPEALGEFLEPLSAAGVDIFHCSTRRFWEPEFDGSDLNLAGWTRQLTGKPTITVGSVGLDGEFLQFMVKTDKVAQPANIEGLLERLNKQEFDLVAVGRALICDPDWALKVRDGRMQDILPFSREALKTLA; this is encoded by the coding sequence ATGAATGCAGCGGTAAATGCCCTCTTCGAACCTTTCCAGCTTGGCAATCTACAGCTGCCGACGCGTGTGGTCATGGCACCAATGACGCGCTCCTTCTCGCCGAATGGCGTACCGACCGCTGACGTTGTCGAGTATTACCGCCGGCGCGCTGCCTCGGGCGTTGGGCTGATCATCACCGAAGGCACTACGGTGGGTCACAAGGCTGCCAATGGCTATCCGCATGTGCCGCGCTTTTACGGCGAGGACGCGCTGGCTGGCTGGAAAACGGTGGTTGAAGCCGTACATGCGGCGGGTGGCAAGATCGTTCCGCAGCTGTGGCATGTCGGTAACGTGCGTCGCAAGGGCACCGAACCAGAGCCAGAGGTGCCAGCTTATGGACCGATGGAAAAGCTCAAGGACGGTGAGGTTGTCGTGCATGGCATGACCAAACAGGACATTCAAGATGTAATCGCCGCGTTCGCTCAGGCGGCGGTCGATGCCAAGGCGATTGGCATGGATGGCGTCGAAATCCATGGTGCCCATGGCTACCTGGTCGATCAGTTCTTCTGGGAAGGTAGCAATCAGCGAACCGACGAATACGGCGGGAGCCTGGCTAACCGCTCGCGTTTCGCGATTGAGCTGGTGGAAGCGGTACGTGCCGCCGTTGGCGCGGATTTCCCCATCATCTTGCGCTTCTCACAATGGAAGCAGCAGGACTACACCGCACGCCTGGTCACTACTCCTGAAGCGCTGGGTGAGTTTCTCGAGCCGCTGTCGGCGGCGGGCGTGGATATCTTCCATTGCTCGACTCGGCGTTTCTGGGAGCCGGAATTCGACGGTTCGGACCTCAATCTTGCTGGCTGGACACGTCAGCTGACAGGCAAGCCTACCATCACCGTCGGCAGCGTCGGCCTGGATGGCGAGTTCCTGCAGTTCATGGTCAAGACCGATAAAGTGGCCCAGCCGGCCAATATCGAAGGCCTTCTCGAGCGGCTCAATAAGCAGGAGTTCGATCTGGTTGCGGTGGGGCGCGCCCTGATCTGCGATCCCGATTGGGCTTTGAAAGTACGCGATGGGCGTATGCAGGACATTCTGCCGTTCAGCCGCGAGGCGCTGAAAACGCTGGCCTGA
- the folM gene encoding dihydromonapterin reductase: MTQPTPPILITGATQRIGLHCAERLLDEGQPVIITYRTQRASLDRLRERGAVTLHADFSDAASIQAFIAALKQQTQALRAIIHNASDWQLEKPGTEAEVFQRMFEVHMRAPYLINLHCAELLRHGGPADIIHVSDDVTRVGSKKRIAYAASKAGLDNLTLSFAASLAPTIKVNGIAPALIQFNESDDAEYRRKALAKSALGIEPGAEVIYQGVRYLLDNPYVTGTTLAINGGRHLI; this comes from the coding sequence ATGACGCAACCAACACCCCCGATTTTGATTACTGGCGCCACCCAGCGCATCGGATTGCACTGCGCGGAGCGCCTGCTTGATGAGGGGCAACCGGTAATCATCACGTACCGGACACAGCGAGCCAGTCTCGATCGCTTGCGCGAACGCGGCGCCGTTACCCTGCATGCAGATTTTTCCGACGCAGCTAGCATTCAAGCCTTCATCGCGGCCTTGAAGCAACAGACCCAGGCGTTGCGTGCAATCATCCACAACGCATCGGACTGGCAGCTAGAGAAACCGGGCACGGAAGCCGAGGTATTCCAACGGATGTTCGAAGTGCACATGCGCGCGCCCTATCTGATCAACCTGCACTGCGCTGAACTGCTGCGACACGGTGGGCCAGCGGACATCATCCACGTCAGCGATGATGTCACCCGTGTCGGCAGCAAGAAGCGCATCGCCTATGCCGCCAGCAAAGCTGGGCTGGACAATCTCACCCTTTCGTTTGCAGCCAGCCTGGCGCCAACTATCAAGGTCAACGGCATCGCGCCAGCGCTGATACAGTTCAACGAAAGCGATGACGCTGAGTATCGACGTAAGGCGCTGGCAAAATCAGCATTGGGAATCGAACCCGGCGCCGAGGTAATTTACCAGGGCGTGCGCTACCTGCTCGATAATCCTTATGTCACCGGCACCACACTGGCCATCAATGGTGGCCGCCACTTGATCTGA
- a CDS encoding TetR/AcrR family transcriptional regulator, protein MNNRARIDKHELILTKGAQVMTRRGYHGTGVLEIVQAAGIPKGSFYHYFASKEDFALQALDHLYTPRLERYQAALSVAGLTPRERILCYYAELVAHFARQECPEYHCFIGSLSFEMAELSQPIGRQVEIILQRSVETLAACLEQAQLINEIDSETDCQALAEFIGNAWEGALLRMKVGRSVGPLKVFLTQLERLLALR, encoded by the coding sequence ATGAACAATCGAGCTCGAATCGACAAGCATGAACTGATTTTGACCAAGGGCGCGCAAGTGATGACCCGCCGTGGCTATCACGGTACCGGCGTGCTGGAAATCGTCCAGGCCGCCGGAATCCCCAAGGGATCCTTTTATCACTACTTCGCCAGCAAGGAAGATTTCGCGCTGCAGGCACTGGACCACCTGTATACGCCCAGGCTTGAGCGCTATCAGGCTGCCCTCTCCGTCGCTGGACTGACCCCCCGGGAGCGGATCCTTTGCTACTACGCAGAACTAGTCGCTCATTTCGCTCGTCAGGAATGCCCCGAATATCACTGCTTTATCGGCAGCCTGAGCTTTGAGATGGCGGAGCTGTCGCAGCCGATAGGGCGTCAGGTCGAAATCATCCTGCAGCGTTCGGTAGAGACGTTGGCCGCATGCCTAGAGCAGGCACAGCTGATCAACGAGATCGATTCGGAAACCGATTGCCAAGCGCTCGCCGAATTCATCGGCAACGCCTGGGAAGGTGCCCTGCTGCGCATGAAGGTCGGCCGGAGCGTTGGCCCGCTGAAAGTTTTTTTGACCCAATTGGAGCGATTGTTGGCGCTTCGCTAG
- a CDS encoding ACP phosphodiesterase, protein MNYLAHLHLGGSQPGALLGSLYGDFVKGPLQGRWPADIEAGIRLHRQIDAFTDSHPLVLQAKQRFPSERRRYAGILVDLFFDHCLAASWTDYADEPLSDFTARVYRVLREEPALPGELALIAPHMAVQDWLGSYQEFAVMERVVTGMSRRLSRPEGLIGGAAELERLYVPLQQDFQAFYPQLQIFARQNIDTTIADSLA, encoded by the coding sequence ATGAACTACCTCGCACACCTCCACCTCGGCGGCTCACAACCCGGCGCGCTGCTTGGCAGCCTTTACGGGGATTTCGTCAAAGGCCCACTGCAAGGCCGTTGGCCCGCTGACATCGAAGCAGGCATACGCCTGCACAGGCAGATCGACGCCTTTACCGACAGCCACCCGCTGGTGCTGCAAGCGAAGCAGCGGTTTCCCAGCGAGCGGCGGCGCTATGCGGGGATTCTGGTCGACCTGTTTTTTGACCATTGCCTGGCCGCAAGCTGGACCGACTATGCTGACGAACCCCTCAGTGATTTCACGGCACGCGTCTATCGTGTGCTACGCGAGGAGCCCGCGCTACCCGGCGAATTGGCGTTGATCGCGCCACACATGGCCGTCCAGGATTGGCTAGGCAGCTATCAGGAGTTCGCCGTGATGGAGCGCGTGGTAACGGGCATGAGTCGACGGCTGTCACGTCCGGAAGGCCTCATCGGAGGGGCTGCCGAATTGGAACGCCTTTACGTGCCGCTCCAGCAGGATTTCCAAGCGTTTTATCCGCAGCTTCAGATTTTTGCCCGGCAAAACATCGACACCACGATTGCCGATTCGCTTGCGTGA
- a CDS encoding PilZ domain-containing protein, with translation MPDKTVLTSAELAYINELVNSSKAEPGETRTGFRVDGGERANGLLLQLAAKANLTLEAELEDYCMSFPLQLNQDEFHTIQLQLAPPTIYERGPVLRAWRLHLDKPLPLLSNDGNETALSVHELSPNGLLVDTGQKRKAPKHLHLRLALPGEESLEIDAHRIRDADGGMTAYEVEYPQDRDAERIRSYLYEQHQRLHPELQPELPDEMLAPEPDHR, from the coding sequence ATGCCGGACAAGACCGTTCTTACCAGCGCCGAGCTGGCTTATATCAACGAGCTCGTCAACAGCTCCAAAGCCGAGCCAGGTGAAACGCGGACCGGCTTTCGCGTCGATGGCGGCGAGAGGGCCAACGGCCTTCTTTTGCAGCTTGCCGCGAAGGCCAACCTGACGCTCGAAGCTGAACTTGAAGACTATTGCATGTCGTTTCCGCTGCAGCTAAATCAGGACGAGTTCCATACGATCCAGTTGCAACTTGCGCCGCCAACGATTTACGAACGCGGGCCCGTACTGCGTGCTTGGCGTCTGCACCTGGACAAACCGCTGCCGCTACTCTCGAACGATGGCAACGAGACCGCGCTAAGCGTCCATGAGCTTTCACCTAACGGCTTGCTGGTGGACACCGGGCAAAAGCGGAAGGCGCCCAAGCACCTTCATCTACGCTTGGCATTGCCGGGTGAGGAGTCGCTCGAAATCGACGCGCACCGGATCCGCGACGCGGACGGCGGAATGACCGCTTACGAAGTCGAATACCCACAAGACAGGGATGCCGAGCGCATCCGCTCCTACCTGTATGAGCAGCATCAACGGCTGCATCCAGAGCTTCAGCCAGAACTCCCTGACGAAATGCTCGCGCCAGAACCAGACCATCGCTAG
- the folX gene encoding dihydroneopterin triphosphate 2'-epimerase, whose amino-acid sequence MPRLEPAMARIRVKDLQLRTFIGIKEEEILNKQDVLINLTMLYPAADAVRDNVIEHALNYRTITKAIIRHVEDNRFALLERLTQEILDLIMAHPQVRYAEVEVDKPHALRFAESVSITLASHRD is encoded by the coding sequence ATGCCCCGACTGGAACCCGCGATGGCGCGCATCCGCGTCAAAGACCTGCAACTACGCACGTTCATCGGCATCAAGGAAGAGGAAATCCTGAACAAGCAGGACGTACTGATTAACCTGACGATGCTCTATCCAGCAGCCGACGCGGTGCGTGACAACGTCATCGAGCACGCGCTGAACTACCGCACGATTACCAAGGCGATCATTCGGCACGTCGAAGACAACCGCTTTGCACTGCTCGAACGGCTCACCCAAGAGATCCTCGACCTCATCATGGCCCACCCGCAGGTCCGTTACGCTGAAGTCGAAGTGGATAAACCCCACGCCTTGCGCTTCGCTGAATCGGTATCCATTACGCTGGCCTCTCATCGCGACTGA
- a CDS encoding HopJ type III effector protein, translated as MSDLRDFRASLRNRNHPFSETLAFISNAYDYQPSRFFNGDVENAAGENEGACKTLGLAVLEGFTTEEALLAFGEHYQSVLENPSGTDHRNIRALMETGLPGVRFDQQPLRRKPVNFDGN; from the coding sequence ATGAGCGATCTTCGGGACTTTCGTGCCAGCCTGCGCAACCGGAACCACCCGTTCAGCGAGACGCTGGCCTTCATCAGCAACGCCTACGACTATCAGCCGAGCCGTTTTTTCAATGGCGACGTAGAAAATGCCGCCGGAGAGAACGAAGGCGCCTGCAAGACGCTCGGCTTGGCGGTGCTTGAAGGATTCACCACCGAAGAAGCGTTGCTGGCGTTTGGGGAGCACTATCAATCGGTCCTTGAAAACCCCAGCGGAACCGATCATCGCAATATCCGTGCGCTGATGGAAACGGGGCTACCGGGTGTGCGCTTTGATCAGCAGCCGTTGCGGCGCAAGCCGGTCAATTTCGACGGAAACTAA
- the cysZ gene encoding sulfate transporter CysZ has translation MPIAALTGPQYLREGLALILSPGLRLFVILPLTVNLLLFGGLIYLALHQFGGWVDAFMPSLPEWLMFLEYILWPLFVILVVLMVFFTFTMLANIIAAPFNGFLAEKVETVARGEDSSPPFSWAELLAMLPRTLAREARKLAYFAPRALALLILSFIPVVNLVAAPLWLLFGVWMMAVQYIDYPADNNKMSWAEMMVWLRQRRWKSLSFGAVTYAGLLVPVLNLLIMPAAVAGATLFWVREGGKKHPVHVSGD, from the coding sequence ATGCCAATCGCCGCGCTTACCGGCCCACAATACCTGCGTGAAGGTCTGGCGCTGATCTTGAGCCCAGGGCTACGGCTGTTCGTCATCCTGCCGCTGACCGTCAATCTGCTGTTGTTTGGCGGGCTCATTTATCTCGCCCTGCATCAATTCGGTGGCTGGGTCGATGCCTTCATGCCGAGCCTGCCCGAGTGGCTGATGTTTCTGGAATACATCCTCTGGCCGCTATTCGTGATTCTGGTGGTGTTAATGGTGTTCTTCACCTTCACCATGCTCGCCAATATTATCGCCGCTCCGTTCAATGGTTTTTTGGCCGAGAAGGTGGAAACGGTCGCGCGAGGTGAAGACAGTTCGCCGCCGTTCAGCTGGGCGGAATTGCTGGCCATGCTGCCGCGCACCCTGGCCCGCGAGGCTCGTAAACTCGCCTATTTCGCCCCGCGTGCGCTGGCGTTGCTGATTCTGTCGTTCATACCGGTGGTCAACCTCGTCGCCGCCCCATTGTGGTTGCTGTTCGGGGTCTGGATGATGGCGGTGCAATACATCGACTATCCCGCCGACAACAACAAGATGAGTTGGGCTGAGATGATGGTCTGGCTGCGCCAGCGGCGCTGGAAGAGCTTGAGTTTTGGTGCGGTGACCTATGCCGGACTACTCGTACCGGTGCTGAACCTGCTGATCATGCCGGCGGCTGTAGCTGGCGCGACGTTGTTCTGGGTGCGCGAAGGCGGCAAGAAACATCCCGTCCATGTCAGCGGAGATTGA